The Anaerolineae bacterium genome contains a region encoding:
- a CDS encoding patatin-like phospholipase family protein: MIGKLNALRKLWIRHMQRWWRIRPRCVGLVLSGGAVRGIAHIGVLEVLEEAGVPIHCVVGVSAGSAVGAAYCAGLTPARLREIAADLRWTRISRVQRPKLGLLDMSPLEDYFNELLGAGLTFADLRIPFAAVAADVVNSELVVLREGSVATAVRASCAVPAIFSPVRLNGRLLVDGGLINNLPVSVARNLGADYVIAVDLLPRGALGREPRNLLEMLAASFYARMLVTHSEAEQADCLITPDVTRVGLTDFSNAPILMEAGRAAARIALPKLRHDLRLSSEA, encoded by the coding sequence ATGATTGGCAAGCTGAACGCCTTGAGGAAGCTCTGGATCCGACATATGCAGCGCTGGTGGCGGATCCGGCCACGTTGTGTGGGCTTAGTACTGAGCGGGGGAGCCGTGCGCGGCATCGCCCATATCGGCGTGTTGGAGGTGCTAGAAGAGGCAGGAGTTCCCATCCACTGCGTAGTGGGCGTGAGCGCGGGATCGGCTGTAGGCGCGGCCTATTGCGCAGGATTGACGCCAGCCCGGCTCCGAGAGATCGCAGCGGACCTACGCTGGACGCGGATCAGCCGCGTCCAACGGCCTAAACTGGGGTTGCTGGACATGAGTCCGCTCGAGGATTATTTCAACGAGCTTCTCGGGGCCGGGCTGACCTTTGCTGACCTGCGTATCCCGTTCGCTGCCGTAGCTGCTGACGTAGTGAACAGTGAGCTGGTCGTGTTGCGTGAGGGTTCGGTGGCGACGGCAGTACGCGCCAGTTGTGCTGTACCAGCGATCTTCAGCCCGGTTCGGCTCAACGGTCGCCTGCTAGTGGACGGAGGTCTGATCAATAACTTGCCGGTATCCGTCGCCCGAAACCTGGGCGCTGATTACGTGATCGCTGTAGATTTGCTGCCCCGAGGCGCGCTGGGACGGGAGCCGCGCAATCTGCTGGAGATGTTAGCTGCCTCGTTTTATGCTCGCATGCTCGTCACTCATTCCGAAGCTGAACAGGCGGATTGTCTGATCACGCCTGATGTGACCCGTGTGGGGTTAACCGATTTCTCCAATGCCCCTATCCTGATGGAGGCCGGCCGCGCGGCCGCGCGTA
- a CDS encoding glycosyltransferase family 39 protein yields the protein MWESAQPRALARATMLILVLLAFAWRAWGLDSQSLWRDEVDALRFATRPWPELLAMFTRPGENGPLFFLLLRPWLAIAGHSEYALRFPSLMAGVVAVALGITLAGRLGAPHPARLVAGLLLATNPYLTWYSQEGKMYALITSLILASNLSFVEALRQGRLWRWALYWLWTTLCLYVHVLAALIIPVHLLWFLVGWPESRRRWRGYAAALAGLTLPYLPLGWWQLRMLMDSNFRPGFPFLPLDQMITVLLLAFGRGLAPIPGAWSIAPMLFLALAGVWMGDGLISASRAGRRLRPLAWLGMWLLLPVLELFAISLRVPLFTDRYLIWISPALGILAALGTIAIREYSRWAAAIVLGSVVALNLQAAGFQTHVPIKSDFRRAVAIVERQRGPGDAVMVIMPYVRHVYAYYATGEFPFVEPPYTNAGATPEQVDVEMRRRLVGWQGVWLVSSEEELWDQRGLVRAWLDAHGERLIDSHFTRVSVTYYRLNQGDEGNGG from the coding sequence GTGTGGGAAAGCGCTCAACCGCGGGCGCTGGCGCGTGCGACGATGCTTATCCTGGTCCTGTTGGCTTTCGCCTGGCGGGCTTGGGGGCTGGATTCCCAAAGCCTTTGGCGGGATGAGGTGGATGCGCTGCGCTTTGCCACCCGCCCCTGGCCCGAGCTGCTGGCCATGTTTACTCGCCCTGGCGAAAATGGCCCCTTGTTTTTCCTGCTCCTACGCCCCTGGCTAGCCATCGCCGGCCATAGCGAGTACGCGCTGCGGTTCCCCTCCCTGATGGCAGGCGTGGTGGCCGTTGCGCTCGGTATAACGTTAGCAGGCCGGCTGGGAGCACCGCACCCTGCTCGTCTGGTCGCCGGGCTCCTCTTAGCGACGAACCCTTACCTCACCTGGTACAGCCAAGAGGGCAAGATGTACGCCTTGATCACGTCCCTGATCCTGGCAAGCAACCTCTCCTTTGTGGAAGCGCTGCGCCAGGGCAGGCTCTGGCGATGGGCCCTGTACTGGCTGTGGACGACGCTTTGCTTATATGTGCACGTATTGGCTGCGCTGATCATCCCGGTACACCTTCTTTGGTTTCTCGTCGGGTGGCCGGAAAGCCGGCGGCGATGGCGCGGATACGCAGCCGCGTTAGCTGGCTTGACGTTGCCCTATCTGCCGCTGGGATGGTGGCAGCTCAGGATGTTGATGGACAGCAACTTCAGGCCCGGATTCCCCTTCCTGCCGCTGGATCAGATGATCACCGTGCTCCTGCTGGCGTTTGGACGGGGCCTGGCGCCGATTCCGGGGGCATGGAGCATCGCGCCGATGCTCTTTTTGGCCTTGGCCGGCGTGTGGATGGGAGATGGGTTGATTTCCGCCAGTCGCGCGGGCCGACGCCTACGGCCGCTGGCCTGGTTGGGGATGTGGCTTCTCTTGCCCGTGTTGGAGCTGTTCGCCATCTCGCTGCGGGTGCCCCTGTTCACCGATCGCTATCTGATTTGGATCTCGCCGGCCCTGGGGATCTTGGCTGCGTTGGGCACGATCGCCATTCGAGAGTATAGCCGCTGGGCTGCCGCGATCGTCCTGGGGAGCGTGGTGGCCCTCAATTTACAGGCGGCGGGCTTTCAGACTCACGTGCCGATCAAATCGGATTTCCGACGAGCAGTCGCGATCGTGGAGCGCCAACGGGGCCCTGGCGATGCCGTAATGGTGATCATGCCATACGTTCGCCACGTTTACGCTTACTATGCCACAGGCGAGTTCCCGTTCGTAGAGCCGCCATATACTAACGCGGGTGCAACGCCAGAACAGGTGGACGTGGAGATGCGCCGGCGTCTAGTAGGCTGGCAGGGGGTATGGCTGGTCTCCTCCGAAGAAGAGCTTTGGGATCAGCGGGGATTAGTGCGGGCCTGGCTTGACGCGCACGGTGAGCGGCTTATAGACAGCCATTTCACGCGCGTAAGCGTAACTTACTATCGGCTTAACCAGGGCGATGAAGGTAACGGGGGATAA